The genomic stretch CCCTTTACAACATCACTCAAAAACGGATAAATTAAGCTTTTGAGACAATATTAAGAGGATGACGCAGATGAAAATAATATTCATGGGAACGCCGGAAACAGCCGTGCCTACCCTTAAAGCTATAGTGGAAAAAGGGCACGAAGTGCCGCTGGTGGTCACCCAGCCCGACAAACCCAAAGGGAGAAGCTCCGCCCTTGTGCCCACCCCGGTGAAGGAATATGCGCTGAGCGCCGGCTTAAAAGTTGTTCAGCCTGAAAAGCTCAAAAACAACGAGGAGTTTATGAGCCTTCTGGAAAGCCTTGAGGCCGACTTCCTCGTGGTTGTGGCATACGGAAAAATACTCTCTGAGCGTGTGCTGAAATCCCCGAAGAAAGCGCCGATTAACGTCCACTTCTCCCTCCTGCCCAAGTACAGGGGCGCTGCTCCGGTGAACTGGGCTATTGTCAACGGAGAAGCCGACACGGGCGTTACTGCCATGCTTATGGATGTGGGGCTGGACACGGGGGATATGCTGATGAAGGCTGTCACACCCATAGAACGGAAAACCACCGAGGATCTCCTCGCGGAACTCGCTGTGACAGGGGCGGAACTGCTTATTGAAACCTTAGATAAATTTGACACCATCACTCCCGAAAAGCAGAACGACGCAGAGCATACATACGCGCCGATGATGAAGAAGGAGGACGGGCTGATAGACTGGAACAAAAGCGCAGCGGAAATAGAGAGAATGATACGGGGCTTTCAGCCATGGCCGGTGGCTTACTCCATGCTGGACGGGCAGATGTTCAAATTCTTCGCCGCGGATACTGCGGAAAACTGCGGCAAGCCCGCGGGAACCATATTTGACATTACCAAGAAGAGCTTCTCAGTTGCCTGCGGCAAGGGCGCACTCATTGTGAAGGAGCTTCAGGCGGAGGGCAAAAAGCGGATGCCTGCGGCAAATTTCCTCAGCGGGTTCAGGCTGGAAGAAGGGAAGACGTTTGGCTGATTCCCCCCGAATGCAGAAACTGGCAAGACTTTTTCTGATAAAAGCGCTCTTTCCTCTGGCTATTGCCGTTAGCAGGCTGAT from Geovibrio ferrireducens encodes the following:
- the fmt gene encoding methionyl-tRNA formyltransferase; this encodes MKIIFMGTPETAVPTLKAIVEKGHEVPLVVTQPDKPKGRSSALVPTPVKEYALSAGLKVVQPEKLKNNEEFMSLLESLEADFLVVVAYGKILSERVLKSPKKAPINVHFSLLPKYRGAAPVNWAIVNGEADTGVTAMLMDVGLDTGDMLMKAVTPIERKTTEDLLAELAVTGAELLIETLDKFDTITPEKQNDAEHTYAPMMKKEDGLIDWNKSAAEIERMIRGFQPWPVAYSMLDGQMFKFFAADTAENCGKPAGTIFDITKKSFSVACGKGALIVKELQAEGKKRMPAANFLSGFRLEEGKTFG